Proteins encoded in a region of the Petrotoga mexicana DSM 14811 genome:
- a CDS encoding type II toxin-antitoxin system RelE/ParE family toxin, translating to MGEREEDLQELSSKQLKKEIIKALENQPFPIFKRSLKKINNRNLLLKILQSVLEINYDYTIGEMKTGNLRGIRTYKFIHDRVYYRLSYWVENDGKIIITYIDIMKREDSYDNLIKYFQSEKSVLKKINEKGV from the coding sequence ATGGGAGAAAGAGAAGAAGACTTGCAAGAATTATCCTCAAAACAGCTAAAAAAGGAAATAATAAAAGCTCTTGAAAATCAACCCTTCCCAATCTTCAAACGTTCATTGAAAAAAATAAACAATAGGAACCTTCTATTAAAAATCTTGCAATCAGTCTTGGAAATAAATTATGATTACACAATAGGTGAAATGAAAACAGGAAACTTAAGAGGAATCAGGACGTACAAATTCATACATGATAGAGTATATTACCGGTTATCGTATTGGGTAGAAAATGATGGTAAAATAATAATAACTTATATAGATATAATGAAAAGGGAAGATAGTTATGACAATTTAATAAAATACTTTCAATCAGAAAAATCAGTGCTAAAAAAAATAAATGAAAAAGGGGTATAA
- a CDS encoding type II toxin-antitoxin system HicB family antitoxin, whose amino-acid sequence MKILSYRILLKKEAEGGYTVIVPVLPGCVTHGDTIEEAIKMAKEAIQLYIESLQEHGEEIPSEDETIEYTITVEI is encoded by the coding sequence ATGAAAATTCTAAGTTATAGAATTTTACTCAAGAAAGAAGCTGAAGGAGGTTATACTGTTATAGTCCCTGTTCTTCCAGGCTGTGTCACACACGGGGATACAATAGAAGAAGCAATAAAAATGGCGAAAGAAGCTATTCAATTATACATAGAAAGCTTGCAAGAACACGGAGAAGAGATACCTTCTGAAGATGAAACTATAGAGTACACAATAACAGTGGAAATTTAA
- a CDS encoding DUF4351 domain-containing protein: protein MTKIGTSLFEEGVEEGEKELTIKILNKRFGRKLTKELKAKIRKTDEKTIDYIGDNLLEITIEELKELLK, encoded by the coding sequence ATGACAAAGATCGGAACTTCATTATTTGAAGAAGGCGTTGAAGAAGGAGAAAAAGAATTGACAATTAAAATATTAAACAAAAGATTCGGTAGAAAATTAACTAAAGAGTTAAAAGCTAAGATAAGAAAAACGGATGAAAAGACGATAGATTACATAGGAGATAACTTGTTAGAGATAACTATAGAAGAACTAAAGGAGTTATTGAAATAG